From the genome of Sulfurimonas paralvinellae:
GTGAGCCTTTGCTCATTCTTTTATGATACAATCTCATTATCACTTTTTAAGGACATTTATATGAAACGTTTACTTTTACTTCCCGCACTCCTTTTAGGAACTGCTTCTTTTGCATCAGATGCAAAATATGAAATCTCACCAATGATCGGTTATGACATGGTTGAGGGAAATGTCGGCATTAAAGGCGATGATCACTTTTTAGGCGGCTTAGAACTGCAATACAACTACAAAGACTCAAAGATAGCACCTGAGATCTCTGTGCTTTACTCTCCAAATGCAGATTACGATGGCAGCGGAGATACATCTATTACACGTACACTCTTAAACGGTGTCTACTCATTTGACAAAATCGGTGATATCACACCTTTTGCAAAAGCCGGTCTCGGTTATGAATTTGTCGGTACAGAAGTTAAAAACTACAATGAAGACGGTCTTGTTCTTGATGCAGGTGCCGGAGTGAAAGTTCCTTTTGCAAAATCATGGGCATTTAAAGCCGAAGCGCTGTACTTGGCAAAAGTAAGCAGTGCACATAATGACAATGCTGACAACAACCTCATTGCAATGGTCGGCCTTACATACTCTTTTGGAGCCAAAGCAGAGGAAGCACCGAAGGAAGAGCCAAAAGTTCAAGAAGTTGTAGAAGAAGTTGCTGTTGTCGCAGTAGTTGCTCCTGAAGTTGACAGCGACGGTGACGGTATTTATGACAAACTTGACAAATGCCCAAATACTCCGGCAAACACAACTGTAAATGCAGAGGGATGCCCTGTTTCTATGGATGATGACCATGACGGTGTTCTCAATGCAGACGATATCTGTCCAAATACTCCGGCAGGTGAAGCAGTTAACTCTGATGGTTGTCCTGCGACAGTTGCGCTCAATATCAACTTTGAGAATAATTCTGCTGCAATAAAAGCAGATTCCAATGCACGTCTTGACAAATATGCAGATTTTCTTAAAAAACACACAAACTACTCTGCAAAAATCGTCGGTTACACAGACAGCAGAGGAAGTGAAAGCTACAACAAAAAACTTTCACAAAGAAGAGCTACTGCAGTCATGA
Proteins encoded in this window:
- a CDS encoding OmpA family protein, with amino-acid sequence MKRLLLLPALLLGTASFASDAKYEISPMIGYDMVEGNVGIKGDDHFLGGLELQYNYKDSKIAPEISVLYSPNADYDGSGDTSITRTLLNGVYSFDKIGDITPFAKAGLGYEFVGTEVKNYNEDGLVLDAGAGVKVPFAKSWAFKAEALYLAKVSSAHNDNADNNLIAMVGLTYSFGAKAEEAPKEEPKVQEVVEEVAVVAVVAPEVDSDGDGIYDKLDKCPNTPANTTVNAEGCPVSMDDDHDGVLNADDICPNTPAGEAVNSDGCPATVALNINFENNSAAIKADSNARLDKYADFLKKHTNYSAKIVGYTDSRGSESYNKKLSQRRATAVMRALVARGVNPEQLSAVGMGEANPVADNSTAEGRAQNRRIEAELTRK